The window AACCCGTAAAGTCCTGATTGCTTTTCCATTCCTGAAATTTCATTTCATTTGAATCTGATTTCAATTGTATCTGAAGAATATGAAGCTTTTTGATTCCTTTTGTCGCCTCTGCAAATTCAGGATTATTATTAGCATTAATCATCTTTATATTACTAGGATAAAGATTGATATTTAAAGTATGAATACCTTCTTCTTGAAGGCTTTTTAATGGGTCTTCTATCTTCTTGTTGCAAGAAAATAGTATTAAGGTTGATAGCAATGATAAGATTAGTAGTCGCATAGTTTTTAGTTTAAATAGAAATAGCAAGATGAAGATATACTTCATCCTGCTAATATTTTAGTTTATTATTGATTAGTTTTTCTCATCTTCCATATTCTCAAGCTGCTCTAAATTTTCCATTCCTGAAATATTTAAGCCATTAGCCATTTTCGACATTTGTTTCAAATCGATATCTCCAAATATACTAGCGGCTACGAAACTACTGTCACTACCCACTAACATTACTAACTCACTTACCATACCTCCTTTTTCTTGAATTAGAAATCGAATATCAGAATCACCGTCTCTCACGGTCATCAATTCGTCATAACCTCTGGCAAAGGCTTTATTTGCTTCAGAAAATAAAGATGCTCCATCACTTGTTTTACTGTTAGCAATCAACTTAATACCTTTTAAACCACTTACTGCCTTCTTCATGGCTTCACCATCTTCTCCTTCTACTTCAAAATTTGAGAATAATTCAATCATTCGCTGGTTCACTGAAACTATAGTAAATGATTCGTTCGAAGCATATTTATCATAAAATTTCATGAACTCCGAGTTCTGTGCCTGTGCTGCCAAACTTACTAAAGCTAAAACAACTATTAATCCTATCTTTTTCATTTTTATTCTATTTTTATTTGTATTCACTTATAATTATTAATCACTAAGGTTTTAGATATTTTAAGTACAGTGTTCGAATTTATGTCTAGACTCCAGTACTTAAATCTTTTTTAACTATCTCCTTTTTCTTTATTCTGTTTTCTTTCTGGTTGAAATGTATTTTTCACTTTCTCCTGTGCTGTATTGATCATTTCAAGCGAGCTTAAATGTTTTCTACTATGATTCATCATAGAAGCCATCAGTTCCAAAGTAGCTTTAGCCTCTAAATATGCTTTTTCTTCTTGCTGAGCTAGTTCTCTTCTTTCTTGTTGCAACGGCATCCACCAGGCAAAGAAACCAAGGGCAAAGGCAACTAATACAGAAGCTGCTATTTTCATCCAATTCCATTGGTCTTTAGATTTTGATTTTGAATGAATTTTATTCATTACTTGATCATCGAAATCTTCACCCAATGTTAGGTTTTGTTTCAGCTCTTCCTGGCTTTCAAACCACTCCGCCATCTGTAACAACTCTCCCTCTAATTTATTTTTATTGGCTTTCAGTTCACTTT is drawn from Marivirga arenosa and contains these coding sequences:
- a CDS encoding DUF4252 domain-containing protein; its protein translation is MKKIGLIVVLALVSLAAQAQNSEFMKFYDKYASNESFTIVSVNQRMIELFSNFEVEGEDGEAMKKAVSGLKGIKLIANSKTSDGASLFSEANKAFARGYDELMTVRDGDSDIRFLIQEKGGMVSELVMLVGSDSSFVAASIFGDIDLKQMSKMANGLNISGMENLEQLENMEDEKN